TTGCGTCGGTAGGCAACTGCTGCCTCAGGTAACCGTGCATTGCGTCCGTAGGAAGGGCGCTGCCTTCTCGTAAGCAGTGCGCTGTGTCAGCTGCGTTGGTAGGCAAGGCAATGCCTTCTCGTAAGCAGTACACTGCGTCAGTTGCGTCGGTAGGCAAGGCACTAATGCCGGTAACACTGCGTCAATGTAGTGCACTGCATCGATAGCCAGGGCACTGCAGTGATCGTCAAGCCACTGCATCGGTAGCCAAGGCACTTCATCGATCGTCAAGGCACTGCATCAGTAGTCAGGGCATTGCATCGATCGTCAAGGCACTGCTGGCTCGGGTAACAGGTGCACTGCGTCAACAGTGTACTGCATCGGTAGGCAAGGCACTGCCTTCCAATATGTAGTCCACCGAGTCGGTAGGTAGTGCAATGACTTCGGGTAGGCGGTAAACTTCGTCAGTTGGCAGGGCACTGCATCGGTAGCCAGGGCACTGCATCGGTAGCCAGGTGTTGCATCGCTAGACAGGGCATTGCAGCGATCTGCAAGGCGCTGGATCGGTAACCAGGGCATTGCAGCGATCAGCGAGGCGCTGCATCGGTAGCCAGGGCATTGCATCGATCGTCAAGGCACTGCATAGGTAGCCAGGGCATTGATCGATCATCAAGGCCACGTCAACGTAGTGCACTGCATCGATAGCGGTAGGCAGAGCATTGCCTTCTCGTGGCGATTACCTTTGTATCGGTTGCGTCGATGAGCAAGCTCTTGCCTCAGGTAACCGTGCATTGCGTCCGTAAGAAGGGTGCTGCCTTGTCGTAAGCAGTGTGCTGCGTCAGCTGCGTTGGTAGGCAAGGCATTGCCTTCTCGTAAGCAATGCACTGCGTCGGTTGCGTCGGTAGGCAAGGCACTAATGCCGGTAACACACTGCGTCAACGTAGTGCTGCATCAATAGCCAGGGCATTGCAGTGATCGTCAAGCAACTGCATCGGTAGCCAAGGCACTTCATCGATCGTCAAGGCACTGCATCGGTAGTAAGGGCATTGCATCGATCGTCAAGGCACTGCTGGCTCGGGTAACAGGTGCACTGCGTCAACATAGTGTACTGCATCGGTAGGCAAGGCACTGCCTTCCAATATGTAGTCCACCGAGTCGGTAGGCAGTGCAATGACTTCGGGTAGGCGGTATACTTCGTCAGTTGGCAGGGCACTACATCGGTAGCCAGGGCATTGCAGCGATCGGCAAGGCGTTGCATCGCTAGACAGGGCATTGCAGCGATCGGCAAGGCGCTGCATCGGTAACCAGGGCATTGCAGCGATCAGCAAGGCACTGCATCAGTAGCCAAGGCATTGCATCGATCGTCAAGGCAGTGCATCGATAGCCAGGGCATTGCATCGATCGTCAAGGCCACGTCAACGTAGTGCACTGCATCGATAGCGGTAGGCAGGGCATTGCCTTCTCGTAAGCCGTGCACTGTGTCGATTACGTCGGTAGGCAACTGCTGCCTCAGGTAACCGTGCATTGTGTCCGTAGGAAGGGCGCTGCCTTCTCGTAAGCAGTACGCTGTGTCGGTTGCGTCGGTAGGCAAGGCACTAATGCCTCGGATAACACTGCGTCAACGTAGTGCACTGCATCGATAGCCACGACATTGCAGTGATCGTCAAGGCACTGCATCGGTAGCCAAGGCACTGCATCGATCGTCAAGGCACTGCATTGGTAGCCAGGGCATTGCATCGATCGTCAAGGCACTGCTGGCTCGGGTAACAGGTGCACTGCGTCAACGTAGTGTACTGCATCGGTAGGCAAGGCACTGCCTTCCAATATGTAGTCCACGGAGTCAGTAGGCAGTGCAATGACTTCTGGTAGGCAGTACACTTCGTTAGTTGGCAGGGCACTGCATCGGTAGCCAAGGCATTGCAGCAATCGGCAAGGCGCTGCATCGCTAGACAGGGCATTGCAGCGATCGGCAAGGCGCTGCATCGGTAACCAGGGCATTGCAGCGATCGGCAAGGCGCTTTATCAGCAACCAGGGCATTGCAGCGATCGGCAAGGCACTGCATCGATAGCCAGGGCATTGCATCGATTGTCAAGGCACTACATCGATAGCCAGGGCATTGCATCGTCTAGGCCGCGTCATCGTAGTGCACTGCATCGGTAGCGGTAGGCAGCGCATTGCCTTCTCGTAAGTAGTGCATTGTGTCGGTTGCGTCGGTAGGCAACTGCTGCCTCAGATAACCGTGCACTGCGTCTGCGGTAGGAAGGGCGTTGCCTTCTCGTAAGCAGCGCGCTGCGTTAGCTGCGTCGGTAGGCAAGGCACTGCCTTCTCGTAAGCAGTGCACTGCGTCGGTTGCGTCGGTAGGCAAGGCACTAATGCCTCGGGTAACACTGCGTCAACGTAGTGCACTGCATCGATAGCCAGGGCATTGCAGTGATCGTCAAGGCACTGCATCGGTAGCCAAGGCACTGCATCGGTAGCCAAGGCACTGCGTCGATCGTCAAGCCACTATTGGCTCAGGTGTACTGCATCGGTAGGCAAGGCACTGCCTTCTCGTAAGCAGTGCACTGTGTCGGTCACTACTTGTACATGTGTTGTTTTACTTGAATAGTACAAAGCGCACACGAGGCGGGTGAGTGCAAGCCCGACAGGGCATCGCATGTGTCGAGCAACCCGAGCTAGGATGGTATGCTACTGTGTGACGCGTGGCGTCATGCCTACACCGCCGCACTCGGGCCGGTCGCGCGGTAAGGGCACGATCTCCCTAGTCGTGGTCATCTCTCTCAATCAAAATTCAAAACGCAATGGGTTATGTAGACATTGCATTTAAGATGATACTTCACGAAACGGAATGAATAACAACGACATTACACTTCAAACAAATTGAACAATGTAAATTCATTAGCGAAGGAAGTCCACGGTTCTCGATAGGGAATCCCGTGGAGAGCGGACCTTGTGATCTCTTGACAGGCACCAGGAAGAAGTCATTGTCCACCTCCATGGTGTCCTTCCCTTTTGCGATCACCTCCTTCCGCATCTTGGACATGCGGGGATCGTCGGAGTCCCCAATCTCCGTCTCCAACACTCCGTCCTTGAACATCTTCACGCAGACCTCGTTCATCTGGAACGCCTCAAAGTGCACGTCCCCGGAGTTGTCGTCTCCGACCTCCAGCTTCACCACGGCGGTGACCCACTCTGGGATCCCGCCCTCCGCCTGCAGCTGAGCGGCCTAAACCACCTCGCGGTTGGACATGGTATACTCGACCGTCTCGCTGGCCTTCCTCCCGACCGCATGCATGAACACCAGCCCCACCCGACGCATCCCAAGCCCACGACGATCGCATCTACGCGGGGCCTTGGTGCGCGCTCCGGCGTCGCTGTACGTCTCCGCCTGCACCACACTCACCACGTTTGCGTGCTCCATCGGCTTGTCATCCGCCAGCTTCGTCGTCACGTCCTGCGCACGTATTATACAAATCAAACAGCCTATCTAGCTAACCGAAGGGAACGAATGAGCATACAGTGTACATGTCGCGCGCGTAATAAGGTATGTACCGTGAGCACGTCGTCGATGGTGATCTTGTCCTCGTCGCGCTCAGCCCATGCGTTGGCGCTGGCCACGACCCACGCCTGGTCGGCGAGGCCACTGGGCATGACCCGTCCTCCCCTTGCGTCTACGTCTCCGCGATGTAGATGGCTGCCGCGTCGGCCTCCTCCACGGGCCGCTCGCCAGCGGAGAGCGTCGCCTCACCTTAGTCGTATCTAATCCTCCTCGGCGACCTGCTGCTGGTGCAGCTGCTCCATCATCGCCTGGTCAGCCACGAAGTACTACCCGATGACCTGCCCCGCGATGAACTCCGTGACAACACGGCCACCAGGCACGGCGGTCTGGGTGACGGTGATgcccttcgtgatggcggcgaagCGAGCCTAGCCGGCGTGCACGGCGCCGACGGCCTGGTTGTAGGCGGCTTAGGTAGTACACTTCATCAGTTGGCAAGGCACTACATCAGTAGCCATGGCGCTGCAGCGATCGGCAAAGCGCTGCAGCGATCGGCAAGGCGCCGCATCGGTAGCCAGGGCAATGCAGCGATCGGCAAGGCACCGCATCGGTAGCCAGGGCAATGCAGCGATCGTCAAGGCACCGCATCGGTAGCCAGGGCATTGCATTGATCGTCAAGGCATTGCATCGGTAGCCAAGGCATTGCATTTATCGTCAAGGCACTGTTGCCTCGGGTAACAGGTGCACTGCGTCAACATAGTGCACTGCATCGGATAGGCAGGGCATTGCCTTCTCGTAAGCAGTGCACTGTGTCGGTTGCGTCGGTAGGCAACTGCTGCCTCAGGTAACCGTGCACTGCATCGGTAGGAAGGGCACTGCCTTCTCGTAAGCAGCGCATTGCGTCGGTTACGTCGGTAGGCAAGGCACTGCCTTCTCGTAAGCAGTGCACTGCGTTAGTTGGCAAGGCACTGCTGCCTCGGGTAACAGGTGCACTGCGTCAACATAGTGCACTGCAccggagaaccaacctgaggctgggtggttaggagggtggttgtaccccccagcccaccagagatcaaaccccaggtttgacatctacgtctcataaaggcggaatattcattcagtgggaagcgacgtttccgtcgacagcgaggcatcTGTGGTGAGTTTGTcattttcaagatccaatccgtacGTGTGTTCGTTCATATGGGTgactgtatgcgcgtgtatgtgagcgtccgcGTTTTTATTGTGGGCATTGCATCAATCATCAAGACACTACATCGGTACCTAGGGCATTGCATCGATCGTCAAGGCACTGCATCGGTAGTCAGGGCATTTCATCGATCGTCAAGGCACTGCTGCCTCGGGTAACAGGTGCACTGCGTCAACGTAATGCCCTGCATCGGTAGGCAAGGCAGTGCATTGTGTTGGCTGCGTCGGTAGACAACTGCTTCCTTAGGTAACCATACACTGCATGCACTGCGTCGGTTGGGTCGGTAGGCAAGGCACAATTTTGCACTTGACTACTTGTACATGTGTTGTTTTACTTGAATAGTACAAAGCGCACACAAGGCGGTTGAGTGCAAGCGCGGCAAGGTATCGCATGTGTCGAGCAACCCGAGCTAGGATGGTATGCTATTGTGCGACGTGTGGCGTCATGCCTGCACGGCCGCACTCGGGCCGGTCGCACGGTACGGGCACTCTCCCTAGCCGTGCTCATCTCCCTCAATCAAAATTCAAAAGGCAATGGGTTATGTAGACATTGCATCATGATACTTCACCAAACAGAATGGATAACAACTTGCACTTCAAACAGATTGAACAATATAATACTATCACTCCATATACTAACCGCACATGCAGTTAAGATTCTAGATCTGCTGCAGCAGACATTATTTCATCTACAGGCAGACATCAAATTCACCATATTAAGTACTACTACAGAGTCTAGACTAAGTCTACAAACCAGCCAGGGTCAGGCAACAGAATACCTTACTAGGAAATATCTACTATGCCCACAAAAACTGATCGGGTCTAACAACATTGCACTGTAGATTAATCACATTGGAAAGGCATCTGGCTGAAACCCCATGTCTATGGTGGTGTAGCTCATAATTTGGATCTCATTTCATACGATGCTTATCAACATATGCCTGTGAGGAAAGAAATAGACAGGAATCAATCATAGGAAGATTAACGGTTGTGTGTGTCATTGAAGTGCATATTCAAGTTTTACCTTCACAAGTTTTTCAATCTTTGTTCCAGCCATGGTTATATAATCAGTTATCAATTCTTTAGTAGCTGGTACTTGATGCAGCTCAACTGAAGCAAGAACTTTATCGACGGATTTTTTCACTATCAGTTTATGAGCATCTTTATTCAGATTGCCTTCTTTCCAAAATGGTTTCAGCAACTCCTTCACATGTTCTGCCAAATGAAAACGAAAATCTCTTGTTTTCTCAGTAATTGCTGCATCATTTTCTCTTTCAGAAGCTTTCACCATAGTATCACCATCCAGACCAGAGCGTTCCCTATCAGGTGCAACAAGGCCTGCAAACTCATTTGACCCTTTGGCTGACATATTCCTTGCCAATTTGTCATCGTAATTCATTGACTTGTTGGTATCTCCATCTATAACAACATTCCCAGTAGTGTGCTGACTTGAAGTGCTGCAAGATATGTTCGAGGACTTGAGAATATTAATACCTTTAACTTTGGAAAGGTCCATACTGTCAACAAGCGGGTCATATTGACTATATGAAGGTGATGTGCTGCCAGGAAAATCAACAAGAGGTACAAAAGGCACTGAAGTTATCCAAGGCTCGTCCTTGATTGGGGAAAGTTGCCCAGGTTGAGGTGAACTGCTTCCAAGTAAAGCAGGCCTAGATGTACCACAGCCCTTGTCAAATATAACATCTTTATGGAGACCAACCTTCTCGATACCAGGTGTTAACTGATGGAGGGACGGCATTCCTAGGTGAGCAGTTGCTCGGAAAGGTTGACTACCCAAGGAATAATCAGAGCTATTGTGGACCGGATTTCTGAACCCTGTTGTACTATTTGAACTGTATGAGGCAAGGCTTGACCTTTGGAGATAGTCAAACGGTCGATACCGATAATCAGGATGTACCGGGTGCACTTCAAGGTAAGGTCCTGATATATGAGAATCACTTAGGCTGCTTGCTTTGGCAGCATCTGACAGCAGCTTTCCTCCATCTAAATGCAATCTGGGTAAGGTTCCCCTACCATCCAAGTAGCTATCAGAAGGCAAACTAGCATGGCGTCCCATGAAGTAAGGTTCATGATTCTTCTCTTGAACTATTGGGATCTGCACCAGCTCATTTACAGGAGGGGTAGGCTTTGCAGTCCATAAATCATCAGTTCTGCAAGAACTCTCCTCTGAAACCTTGGGGGTCGGCGAGTTATGTGCCACCACCCTATGATCTTCGCCATAAGACTGAATGAGGGTCCTATATAGCCCATGTTTCGACGAAGCAGCAAAGTTCTCGAAGTGTGGATCTTTCAAATTGGATAAACATTGTGCTTCAGATCCTTCTTCAGACCCTGAGCACGGATGGGAGCAACCAGAAGTCCTTAGATTTACGGAGCAATCAAAAGTTTGTGGCTGCAAGATATTTTTAAAGATTATCCTATATAAAAAGCTCATACCTCTATGTTTTCCAGTACCAACTGGTGCAAGTGAACCAGCCTTTTCTTCTTCACTCCGCAGGTTACCAAAACCAGGACCCTCTCTTTCATGACGAAAAGCGCACTTCTTTCCTCTCTTGCAATGGCCTTGAGCGTAAAAGGTACATATAGGGGTTTTGGTTTTGCTCCTCAGGTCTCCAACAGGAGATGAGCTACTAAATCTAGGTTGTAAAATAGGTTTAGTGAATTAGTGAACCAAATGATTGTTTAAGTTTAAGTAAGTAAAAGAGTGGCAAACACCACAGAAAAGATGGAAATACTGTTCGAAGGTTTAAAATTCCTAGTGCACACAAGAGTAGCAAGAATAATGGATGTACCTCAAAGCATTGGAATCTGGCAGTTTCTGTGATCCATGCGTATCATGCAGATAAAGACCTCCTGTTTTAGAAGTAGCTTCAATATCAGGACGTAGAAGATTGCCATTGGCAGCTTTCTTCAGAAATTTGACATTGTTATGAGGCTGCAGTGTTGGTTTCTTCTCAGCAGTAGTCACTCCAATAAAACCTAGATAATGCATGTTTACTATAAGATCCAAGTTGCAACATAATACAACATATTCATCACACTGATCTTTAGAGAAGAATTCTACCTATATTTACCTTATATTTGTGTTATCCATTCTATATTCTACCAGTCAGCTAAAACACTTAAATCTCAAACAAACTGTTCACCACTCCAAATAGCTGAATCCCGATACTGTTGACCATCTCACCTAAAGGATTTTTTTCATTCCAGCAGGCTGCAAAGCAGCTATACCATTACATAAATCAAATCACTGACTGAGAATCGTTCAGCGCAAGAATTCCCAGGTAAGAAACAaaatttgatttaatatccttaTGATTGGCTCCAGAACCAACTAATGTCGACTCTTGACTTTGGGATTTCAGTGTTTATTTCCAGTTTTAACGAACCCCAGAAGCTGAAACACTTTAATTTTCAGGAAATTTGAGTTTTGAGCAAACAATAAATGGACACAGGCGATAGTTTAATCATAGGATATTGGATATAATAGTCCCAGATAAAAACAGTGTAGGGTATTAACTCGACCATGGCGGAACCAATGATGAGTAAATATGATcgaactcgaaggacatgtcaaaCAAACCAGACAGTCATAGCTGATAGCATGATACAGGCCAAATTTGGTTTGtaaatgttatggatgtattggaCAAGGAAAGGAGCAGTAGTCACTTGGACAAGCTGTTTTTGGAGTTTGTGGAGTTCAAGTTGGCAAAAGAGTGATGGCACACAGGGAGTCCAAGTGAAAGGACAAGTACTTATCGCAACAATAGAAGGAAGAGAATTAGGAAAGGTTACAGGAAATTATAGGAAGACAACGTATTATATAATAGAAAGGTCTGCGGGATCTAATCGAGCTAGGTCTTTCTTCCTCTTCTACTCAAAGGTTGACAACAATACACTTCACACTATACAATTTTCATGATTCCAAGACAAGTCTTTCCTGCTGTAAAGCGAAGGCCATTAGACTTGTCCATTTCATCCTTATATTTGTGAATCACGAGGTTAAGGCACAAACTAATCAAATGTACATCAAAATACGTCTCGAGACGGACCTATGACTCATAACTTGCCATGCAAATCTGTTTCATACCAGTATCCAAGCCTGGCCAGTGGCCAACCTTACTCATCTTGAGCAACAAGTTGGACAGTCCTTCCTCAGAAGCAGTAATCACAAAATTAGCACAAGGGCGCATATTGCGCCAAGAGGACACAGGACACTTCATCATATTTTCCAAATGGTCGATTTGAGGGGCAACCAAATATTCTACACTCCTACAAAAAAATTATCAAATTGAGGATTTGCCTCAACAATTGCCGAGTTAAGCCGTTGGTTAACGAAGCGATAAAAAAGGAATCTAAACCATTAAATCTTCCATGAAGGATGGATTTTAAAACCACTCATCTACACTTACGTCACGCAACGTCACAACCATTAAATCTTCCATGAAGGATGGGTTTTTAAACCACTCGTCTACACTTATGTCATGCAACGTCACAACCAACTGCCCTAGATCCACGCTATGGCGTAATCTAGATGATATATACACAAACGACAACAAACTGCCTCAAACACGACACATATCACTTCACTGCACAATGCTTGGCTCTACCATAGTAGAGCTGCATCAAGCTACCATCTAGTTGCTGCTATACTGCATCAGCAGCTACATCACGACAAACACGCTTTAGCTTGTCGTTGTATGGCAACTAAGAGTACCTACAGCATCATAAACACAGACCAACACAAGCCATCAAGTCAAACCATACTCAGCAGCAATACTTCATCATAACCCATTTATCCAAACAGCATAGCAGTGTCGGTACCATAAACACGCACGACAGGCTACTATAGCGCAAGCACTAAAGGCTCGGTTCGACAGCTCCAAACCCTACATAACGGTATGTCGGATTTCTGGCCTTCTACAAGAAGCTCCAGACCCTATCCAGCACTCCTTCCACACAACCTAGCAAGTACCAATAATCAACCACATAAAAGGTGCGCCTTTTCCCTATTGGATCTCATATCCGAGTCTTGCCTACATAGATCTACGCGTCTCAAAGCAATCACGCAGCACAACCAGAAGTACAAGCAGCATATGAAACCGAAAAAGCATGCATGTAGAGGACGATCAGGGCGCTGGTTATACCGCAAGAGCCGTTGCCGATTGCCGCGCTCCTAGCCCTCTTCAGCCCCACCGGCCgccccgccgcctcctccggcggCTCCATCTCCGCATCCGCGATCTCCTTCTTCTGCAACCCGCCGACGGGGCCGGAGGCGCTCGCCATCCGGAGGCTACGCTGCTgtggcgacggcggcaggggtTTGGTGGAGGGAGGGAGTGGCGGCGGCGATGTGCGTGGGTGGGGATGAGGGATTGGGGGCAAAACCTTGCCGGCCGCTTCAGTTACTTGGCCCTCGCCTGTCTGCTCTGTCTCGCACTTGGATCGCCACGGCAGCAAGTCGCCTCTATATGGGGGCCTGCCTGCCGCGGCGCCGCCTGCGCCGCTTGGGTGTCCGTTACTCCAAATCCGGAGAACCCGGTGGTATATTTTTGAGCACAGTCATGATTCCATCGATTGCCTATGACATGAAAAGACATGAAACACACAAATGAGTCAAGTCCTTTCAAAGACCGAGCACAACACAAACATTATGATTGTAGTTGTGTATACTTGCCCACACTGATTTAAGTTGGGTCTACAAATCACCATATTTCTCCTATGTCGATTCTATATATACAAGGTTGTGCACATATGCAGGAATATCAAAGGATACGACTGAATTTTTGTTTGTTGAATCCGAATGCAGATCGGATAGTAGCGGATGCGGATTCGGATAAAGATAAATTCTTGGAACACCTGGTATAATGTTGGCACCGTGAAAAGTGTAGTCGTCTACACATGTCCACACCACCATGGAGACACCCTTAAATATGGTCCATTGAAGGCTAGACGGATGAAACTAAGATCAAACAAATCACCATGTACCTTTTCTTGCCGATTGTGCGTTCACGATATAGTTGGTCCTCCTTTTTAGGAATGATGATGGCATTGAATATTATATTACCGCATAAAGAGCGGGCATAGAGCTTATGATGTTAGGTGGTGTATGGAGCTAGGATAGTCCATTGATACGATGAAAGGTAAAACGTTGTCTCAAAGGTTTGCTAGGTTGATTAAATAAAGAA
This Lolium perenne isolate Kyuss_39 chromosome 1, Kyuss_2.0, whole genome shotgun sequence DNA region includes the following protein-coding sequences:
- the LOC127338976 gene encoding late embryogenesis abundant protein 31-like, translated to MRCLREGSALPTDAVHGYLRQQLPTDATDTARFAAITKGITVTQTAVPGGRVVTEFIAGQVIGAARGGGRRGSHLHRGDVDARGGRVMPSGLADQAWVVASANAWAERDEDKITIDDVLTVHTLLRARHVHCMLIRSLRLAR
- the LOC127327340 gene encoding zinc finger CCCH domain-containing protein 36, whose protein sequence is MASASGPVGGLQKKEIADAEMEPPEEAAGRPVGLKRARSAAIGNGSCGFIGVTTAEKKPTLQPHNNVKFLKKAANGNLLRPDIEATSKTGGLYLHDTHGSQKLPDSNALRFSSSSPVGDLRSKTKTPICTFYAQGHCKRGKKCAFRHEREGPGFGNLRSEEEKAGSLAPVGTGKHRGSEEGSEAQCLSNLKDPHFENFAASSKHGLYRTLIQSYGEDHRVVAHNSPTPKVSEESSCRTDDLWTAKPTPPVNELVQIPIVQEKNHEPYFMGRHASLPSDSYLDGRGTLPRLHLDGGKLLSDAAKASSLSDSHISGPYLEVHPVHPDYRYRPFDYLQRSSLASYSSNSTTGFRNPVHNSSDYSLGSQPFRATAHLGMPSLHQLTPGIEKVGLHKDVIFDKGCGTSRPALLGSSSPQPGQLSPIKDEPWITSVPFVPLVDFPGSTSPSYSQYDPLVDSMDLSKVKGINILKSSNISCSTSSQHTTGNVVIDGDTNKSMNYDDKLARNMSAKGSNEFAGLVAPDRERSGLDGDTMVKASERENDAAITEKTRDFRFHLAEHVKELLKPFWKEGNLNKDAHKLIVKKSVDKVLASVELHQVPATKELITDYITMAGTKIEKLVKAYVDKHRMK